From the genome of Triticum aestivum cultivar Chinese Spring chromosome 3B, IWGSC CS RefSeq v2.1, whole genome shotgun sequence, one region includes:
- the LOC123068873 gene encoding DEAD-box ATP-dependent RNA helicase 20: MSRFDGRAADPSSYRDRRSEGAFGGGTRAFAPSGKPDAAAAAAAAELDGLPRFEKNFYVEVPAVAGMTAEEVEAYRRRREITVEGNDVPKPVRDFRDVGFPEYVLQEITKAGFTEPTPIQSQGWPMALKGRDLIGIAETGSGKTLAYLLPAIVHVNAQPILAPGDGPIVLVLAPTRELAVQIQQETTKFGASSKIKSTCIYGGVPKGPQVRDLQKGVEIIIATPGRLIDMMESHHTNLRRVTYLVLDEADRMLDMGFEPQIKKIVSQIRPDRQTLYWSATWPKEVELLARTFLFDPYKVIIGSEELKANHAICQHVEILSESQKYNKLVNLLEDIMDGSRILVFMDTKKGCDQITRQLRMDGWPALSIHGDKSQAERDWVLSEFKSGKSPIMTATDVAARGLDVKDVKYVINYDFPGSLEDYVHRIGRTGRAGATGTAYSFFTAANARFAKDLISILVEAGQKVSPELANMGRGAPPPSLGYRDRYRGHGGGRSWS; this comes from the exons atGAGCCGCTTCGACGGCCGTGCGGCAGACCCCAGCTCCTACCGCGACCGCCGCAG TGAGGGCGCGTTCGGTGGCGGGACGAGGGCGTTCGCGCCGTCGGGCAAACCGGATGCTGCcgccgcggcggccgcggccgagcTGGACGGGCTGCCGCGGTTCGAGAAGAACTTCTACGTGGAGGTTCCCGCGGTGGCCGGCATGACGGCGGAGGAGGTTGAGGCCTACCGCCGCCGCCGGGAGATCACCGTCGAGGGCAACGACGTGCCCAAGCCGGTGCGCGACTTCCGCGACGTCGGTTTCCCAG AATATGTGTTGCAAGAAATCACAAAAGCTGGCTTTACAGAACCTACCCCTATCCAGTCACAAGGTTGGCCAATGGCACTGAAGGGGCGTGATCTTATTGGCATTGCTGAAACAGGATCTGGAAAAACACTTGCTTACCTTTTACCTGCCATTGTTCATGTTAATGCTCAGCCTATTCTAG CTCCTGGTGATGGTCCGATTGTTCTTGTGTTAGCCCCTACACGGGAACTTGCTGTCCAGATACAGCAGGAGACAACAAAATTTGGTGCCTCATCAAAGATAAAAAGCACATGCATATATGGTGGTGTCCCGAAAGGTCCTCAAGTTCGTGATCTTCAGAAag GTGTTGAAATTATTATAGCCACGCCAGGAAGACTAATTGATATGATGGAATCACATCACACAAATTTGCGGAGGGTCACATACCTTGTTTTAGACGAGGCAGATCGAATGCTAGACATGGGTTTTGAACCTCAGATTAAGAAAATTGTTTCTCAG ATTCGTCCAGATCGACAAACACTTTATTGGAGTGCTACCTGGCCAAAGGAAGTTGAGCTCCTAGCAAGGACTTTCCTTTTTGATCCATACAAG GTTATAATTGGTTCTGAAGAACTGAAAGCTAATCATGCTATTTGTCAGCATGTAGAGATATTATCTGAGAGTCAGAAGTATAACAA GTTGGTCAATCTACTGGAGGATATAATGGATGGCAGCCGAATTTTAGTATTCATGGACACCAAGAAAGGATGCGATCAGATCACCCGACAGCTTCGAATGGATGGTTGGCCTGCTCTGTCTATCCATGGTGACAAGAGCCAAGCTGAAAGAGATTGGGTTCTTTCTGAATTCAAGTCAGGGAAAAGCCCTATTATGACAGCTACTGATGTTGCTGCTCGAGGCTTAG ATGTTAAGGATGTCAAGTATGTCATTAACTATGACTTTCCGGGGTCTCTGGAGGATTATGTCCATCGCATTGGTCGAACTGGCAGAGCTGGAGCAACAGGGACAGCCTACAGCTTTTTCACGGCTGCTAACGCCAGATTTGCCAAGGATCTTATTAGCATTTTAGTTGAAGCTGGACAAAAGGTCAGCCCTGAATTGGCTAATATGGGCCGTGGTGCACCACCTCCTTCTTTGG GTTATCGTGATAGATACAGAGGGCATGGAGGTGGTCGTTCATGGAGCTGA